A genomic segment from Deinococcus yavapaiensis KR-236 encodes:
- a CDS encoding BTAD domain-containing putative transcriptional regulator has product MNRNPWHLQLLGSVHLRGPSGVEQRPERKLAACLAYLALEGGTPRGKLVGLLWPDSPEQTARNNLSQMLRKLRLFASTDLVTGGDVLDLSPTVEVDAARMRDHFTQGRASELLTQRGELLAGLRYDDCPDLDDWVAAERERFEEWRGVALRNEIIRLEQAGAYEAALLHARTLLDLDPVSEDAHRRVMRLHYLSGDRPAALRAYERCKDMLRREFGTEPLPETTALRREIERGTVPVPAPAVRTELPVAVLRPPHLVGREAEWARMEAAWTAGQWIFISGEPGSGKTRLALDFAASKGGYIVYSGRPGDRVQPWATLTRMGRINTARFPDLHLEPWVRREESRLVPELLPADERPSPITNDEELLRFREAHKIWTIAVHEGLLSNVCDDWQFFDDHTNQMGLYMFGTSFPLGQGGMPMLLATYRRGELPPESAELVRQTVEQGIAVLIDLKPMDEEAADRLMTDIGVPPDPALRRRLWKHSAENPHFLLETVKLLLEAGRLNGPLPEPLPLPEKVWALIGRRLERLSPPALQAARAAAILQSDFDPEQVAQMLGAPLLDIAQAWEELEAAQVLGGSRFTHDLVYEAVAASIPGSVRSLLHRAAARTLESGLGGAARVAHHWQEGGKPEFAARAYLRAAREAHDQYLLADARRFYTLAAELLEGQADRSEAAEAKAALARLAAPTEEAPTRPSV; this is encoded by the coding sequence ATGAATCGAAATCCCTGGCACCTTCAACTGCTTGGCTCGGTTCATCTTCGAGGGCCCAGCGGCGTGGAGCAGCGTCCGGAACGCAAGCTCGCCGCGTGCCTCGCTTACTTGGCGTTGGAGGGCGGCACACCACGCGGAAAGCTCGTGGGGTTGCTGTGGCCGGACTCGCCCGAGCAAACGGCGCGCAACAACCTCTCGCAAATGCTGCGCAAGTTGCGCTTGTTCGCGAGCACCGACCTCGTGACGGGAGGTGACGTGCTGGACTTGTCTCCCACCGTTGAGGTGGACGCCGCCCGCATGCGCGATCACTTCACCCAAGGGCGAGCGTCCGAACTGCTGACGCAGCGCGGGGAGTTGCTCGCCGGGTTGCGCTACGACGATTGCCCCGACCTCGACGATTGGGTCGCCGCCGAGCGCGAGCGGTTCGAGGAATGGCGCGGCGTCGCCCTGCGCAACGAGATCATCCGCTTGGAACAAGCCGGAGCGTACGAGGCGGCCCTGCTGCACGCTCGGACGTTGCTGGACCTCGATCCCGTGTCGGAGGACGCCCACCGCCGAGTGATGCGGCTGCATTACCTTTCCGGGGATCGTCCGGCAGCGTTGCGAGCGTACGAGCGGTGCAAGGACATGCTGCGCCGCGAGTTCGGCACCGAGCCTTTGCCGGAAACGACGGCTTTGCGCCGCGAAATCGAGCGAGGCACCGTACCTGTCCCGGCACCCGCCGTGCGAACCGAACTGCCCGTCGCGGTGCTGCGTCCTCCGCACCTCGTCGGACGGGAAGCGGAGTGGGCGCGGATGGAAGCGGCGTGGACGGCAGGTCAGTGGATTTTCATTTCCGGCGAGCCGGGCTCGGGCAAGACGCGCCTCGCGTTGGACTTCGCCGCGAGCAAGGGCGGCTACATCGTCTACTCGGGGCGGCCCGGCGACCGAGTGCAGCCTTGGGCGACCTTGACGCGCATGGGCCGCATCAACACAGCGCGGTTTCCCGACTTGCACCTGGAGCCTTGGGTGCGGCGCGAAGAGTCACGTCTCGTCCCGGAGTTGCTGCCTGCCGACGAACGACCTTCACCGATCACGAACGACGAGGAACTGCTGCGCTTTCGTGAAGCGCACAAGATCTGGACGATCGCGGTGCACGAGGGGTTGCTCTCCAACGTCTGCGACGACTGGCAGTTCTTCGACGACCACACCAACCAGATGGGTCTGTACATGTTCGGCACCTCGTTTCCCCTGGGGCAAGGCGGCATGCCCATGCTGCTCGCGACTTACCGAAGAGGCGAACTTCCGCCCGAAAGCGCCGAGCTCGTCCGGCAGACCGTGGAGCAGGGCATCGCGGTCCTGATCGACCTCAAACCCATGGACGAAGAGGCCGCCGACCGATTGATGACGGACATCGGCGTGCCGCCCGATCCCGCCTTGCGGCGGCGGTTGTGGAAGCACTCGGCGGAAAATCCGCACTTCCTGCTCGAAACGGTCAAGTTGCTGCTCGAGGCGGGCCGATTGAACGGCCCCCTGCCCGAACCCCTGCCGCTGCCCGAGAAAGTCTGGGCGTTGATCGGGCGCCGGTTGGAACGTCTCTCGCCGCCCGCGCTGCAAGCCGCGCGAGCGGCGGCGATCTTGCAAAGCGACTTCGACCCCGAGCAGGTCGCGCAGATGCTGGGCGCTCCGCTGCTCGACATCGCGCAGGCGTGGGAGGAACTCGAAGCGGCTCAAGTGCTCGGTGGGTCGCGCTTCACGCACGACCTCGTGTACGAGGCGGTCGCGGCGAGCATTCCGGGTTCGGTGCGCTCACTGCTGCACAGAGCCGCCGCGCGAACGCTGGAAAGCGGGTTGGGCGGCGCGGCGCGCGTAGCACACCACTGGCAGGAGGGCGGCAAACCGGAGTTCGCCGCCCGAGCGTACTTGCGCGCCGCGCGCGAGGCGCACGATCAGTACCTGCTCGCCGACGCCCGGCGCTTCTACACCCTGGCCGCCGAGCTTTTGGAAGGCCAGGCAGATCGGAGCGAAGCGGCCGAGGCGAAAGCGGCGCTCGCACGACTCGCCGCGCCGACCGAAGAGGCGCCGACCCGACCGTCCGTCTGA
- a CDS encoding MerR family transcriptional regulator, which produces MEKLRIGQVARATGVSVRAIRHYDHLGLLTTARADNRYRVFHPEDVERVRLIQLFLGVGFTLDEVRRWAPCFQHGPGPLDVPAEEIRALYARKIADVDAHIDALKRLRAKLARHVGHLDEHDPHAPISPTF; this is translated from the coding sequence GTGGAGAAGTTGCGCATCGGACAAGTCGCGAGGGCCACCGGCGTGAGCGTGCGCGCCATTCGTCACTACGATCACCTCGGCCTGCTCACCACCGCTCGCGCCGACAATCGGTACCGCGTCTTCCACCCCGAGGACGTCGAACGCGTTCGGCTCATCCAGCTGTTCCTCGGCGTCGGCTTCACCCTCGACGAGGTTCGACGTTGGGCGCCCTGCTTCCAGCACGGCCCCGGCCCTCTCGACGTGCCCGCCGAGGAGATCCGGGCCTTGTACGCGCGCAAGATCGCCGACGTCGACGCGCACATCGACGCCCTCAAGCGCCTGCGCGCCAAGCTCGCCCGTCACGTGGGCCACCTCGACGAGCACGATCCGCACGCGCCGATCTCTCCGACGTTCTGA
- a CDS encoding MBL fold metallo-hydrolase, with translation MRLQLIRNATLRLSYAGHELLFDPCLAPLHSQPSLAGKSLNPTVALPVAPEDVARNVELALVSHLHRDHIDLDPPRLPSNLPLLGQPGDTAALRGAGFTNVTPVDGDCTWNGVHVTRTPGAHGTGKVREAMGEVSGFVLRADGEPTVYLAGDTILNEDVLAVLRDVQPDVIVTHSGGAVFMGTTIIMDAEQTVAVANAAPDATVVAVHLEAFDHMTVTRAALRDAARQAGLSARLLVPNDGEVLVLGRRAATA, from the coding sequence ATGCGACTGCAACTCATTCGAAATGCCACCTTGCGCCTCTCGTACGCCGGTCACGAACTTCTCTTCGATCCGTGCCTCGCGCCGCTCCACAGTCAACCCAGCTTGGCGGGCAAAAGCCTCAATCCCACGGTCGCGCTGCCCGTCGCGCCCGAGGACGTCGCGCGGAACGTGGAACTCGCGCTCGTCTCGCATCTGCACCGCGACCACATCGACCTCGACCCGCCGCGCCTTCCCAGCAACCTCCCTTTGCTCGGGCAGCCCGGAGACACGGCCGCGTTGCGCGGCGCCGGTTTCACGAACGTGACCCCCGTGGACGGCGACTGCACTTGGAACGGCGTACACGTCACTCGCACGCCCGGAGCTCACGGGACCGGCAAAGTTCGAGAAGCGATGGGCGAGGTGAGCGGCTTCGTGCTGCGCGCCGACGGCGAACCGACGGTGTACCTCGCGGGTGACACCATCTTGAACGAGGACGTCCTCGCCGTCCTTCGAGACGTTCAGCCCGACGTGATCGTCACCCACTCGGGCGGCGCGGTCTTCATGGGCACGACGATCATCATGGACGCCGAGCAAACCGTGGCGGTCGCGAACGCCGCGCCCGACGCGACGGTCGTCGCGGTGCATCTCGAGGCGTTCGATCACATGACCGTCACCCGCGCGGCCCTGCGTGACGCCGCTCGCCAAGCAGGGCTGAGCGCGCGCCTGCTCGTCCCGAACGACGGTGAGGTCTTGGTGCTGGGCCGCCGCGCTGCCACGGCGTGA
- a CDS encoding metallophosphoesterase family protein, translated as MRRLLVCALLVLAASSPSSTNATDAPGLRVVLLSDFNGPYGSTSYPPALAKVMRRVVNEFKPDLFLSAGDVVAGQKLALTDDTRRAMWASFDRDVTAKLRAANIPYGFAVGNHDGSSARDANGRFVFAADRAALARYWQARRPPLAFVDDSRFPFAFSFVHGGVFFLMVDASSATLQDRAWIETQLSSEAATSAAMRVVVGHLPLFGVSEGRSRAGEVLQGGETLRGLFERLGVHTYVSGHHAAFYPGRRGRLNVLASGGIGGRDLLGHPGTARSTVTLMEVRSGEALIRLRTFDADSEAEIDVATLPPFLNGFGGRVERVSELR; from the coding sequence ATGCGTCGACTGCTCGTGTGCGCGCTGCTTGTACTGGCGGCCTCGTCGCCCTCTTCCACGAACGCCACCGACGCGCCCGGCTTGCGGGTGGTCCTCCTGAGCGACTTCAACGGACCGTACGGCTCCACGTCGTACCCCCCGGCGCTCGCGAAGGTCATGCGGCGCGTCGTGAACGAGTTCAAGCCCGACTTGTTCCTGTCCGCCGGAGACGTCGTCGCCGGTCAGAAGCTCGCCTTGACAGACGACACGCGGCGCGCGATGTGGGCGAGTTTCGACCGCGACGTGACGGCCAAGTTGCGCGCAGCGAACATTCCGTACGGGTTCGCGGTCGGCAACCACGATGGTTCGAGTGCGAGAGACGCCAACGGTCGCTTCGTGTTCGCGGCGGACCGAGCGGCCCTCGCGCGGTACTGGCAAGCGCGGCGTCCTCCGCTCGCCTTCGTGGACGACTCGCGCTTTCCGTTCGCCTTCTCGTTCGTGCACGGCGGCGTGTTCTTCCTGATGGTGGACGCGTCGAGCGCGACGTTGCAAGACCGCGCGTGGATAGAGACGCAACTGTCGAGCGAAGCGGCGACGTCCGCCGCGATGCGCGTCGTCGTCGGTCACCTGCCTTTGTTCGGCGTGTCCGAGGGCCGCAGCCGAGCAGGTGAGGTTCTGCAAGGCGGCGAGACGCTGCGCGGGCTCTTCGAGCGCCTGGGAGTGCACACGTACGTCAGCGGGCATCACGCGGCGTTCTACCCCGGGCGGCGCGGACGGTTGAACGTGCTGGCGAGCGGTGGGATCGGCGGGCGCGACCTGCTCGGTCATCCGGGCACGGCCCGCTCCACCGTGACGCTCATGGAAGTGCGGTCCGGGGAAGCGCTGATTCGACTGCGCACCTTCGACGCGGACTCCGAAGCGGAGATCGACGTGGCGACGCTTCCGCCGTTCCTGAACGGCTTTGGGGGTCGCGTGGAACGCGTGAGCGAGCTGCGCTGA
- a CDS encoding alpha/beta fold hydrolase: MTETNLRLPDGRTLHVYDTEATSRREHFCVFWHHGTPNIGAPPAPLLAAAADLGLRWLSYDRPGYGGSTAKPGRDVASAASDVAAIADALEIEQFAVMGHSGGAPHALACAALLPERVRAAVSIAGLAPFDAQELDWFAGMSEASAASLRAASAGRAEKERYEAEAVFDPAVFTAADHAALAGTWSWLLDVVNPAVAAGPGALIDDDLAYVAPWGFDPAQVNAPVLLLHGEDDRMIPSSHARWLARRCPRAELRLCVGEGHISVLNFGVTALQWLRAHLG; the protein is encoded by the coding sequence GTGACAGAAACGAACCTTCGGCTTCCGGACGGTCGAACGCTTCACGTGTACGACACGGAAGCGACTTCGAGGCGCGAGCACTTCTGCGTGTTCTGGCATCATGGAACGCCGAACATCGGGGCGCCGCCCGCGCCCCTGCTCGCCGCCGCCGCCGATCTCGGCCTTCGCTGGCTCTCGTACGACCGGCCCGGCTACGGCGGCTCTACCGCCAAGCCGGGCCGAGACGTCGCCTCTGCCGCCTCGGACGTCGCCGCCATCGCGGACGCGCTGGAGATCGAGCAATTCGCGGTGATGGGTCACTCGGGCGGCGCTCCGCACGCCCTCGCCTGCGCGGCGCTACTTCCGGAGCGGGTCCGGGCGGCCGTCAGCATCGCCGGACTCGCTCCCTTCGACGCGCAGGAACTCGATTGGTTCGCAGGCATGTCCGAGGCCAGCGCGGCGTCTCTTCGCGCGGCGTCGGCGGGACGCGCCGAGAAGGAACGGTACGAGGCCGAGGCCGTCTTCGATCCCGCCGTGTTCACGGCGGCGGACCACGCCGCTCTGGCGGGAACGTGGTCTTGGCTCCTCGACGTGGTGAATCCCGCCGTGGCGGCGGGTCCAGGCGCCTTGATCGACGACGACCTCGCGTACGTGGCGCCTTGGGGCTTCGATCCCGCGCAGGTGAACGCGCCCGTGCTGCTCCTCCACGGCGAGGACGACCGGATGATTCCGAGTTCGCACGCTCGTTGGCTCGCGCGACGCTGCCCCAGGGCGGAGTTGCGGTTGTGCGTCGGCGAGGGGCACATCTCCGTGCTGAACTTCGGCGTGACGGCCCTGCAGTGGCTTCGCGCGCACCTCGGCTGA
- a CDS encoding response regulator, with protein sequence MIPRVVLVEDNPDDVLFIRRAFHKANLKVDLVVLSDGERAVAHLSADHAVALVLLDVKLPRLSGLEVLTWLRTQPHLAVVPTVMLTSSRDARDVQGAYEAGANSYLVKPVQSAALDQLIATLGLYWLRLNTSPDD encoded by the coding sequence GTGATTCCGCGGGTGGTGTTGGTGGAGGACAACCCGGATGACGTGTTGTTCATTCGGCGAGCGTTTCACAAAGCCAACCTCAAAGTGGACTTGGTGGTCCTCAGCGACGGAGAGCGCGCCGTGGCGCACCTGAGCGCGGATCACGCCGTGGCGTTGGTGCTGCTGGACGTGAAGTTGCCGCGCTTGTCGGGCTTGGAGGTGCTGACGTGGCTGCGAACACAACCTCACTTGGCGGTGGTTCCAACGGTGATGCTGACGTCGTCGCGCGACGCGCGGGACGTGCAGGGAGCGTACGAAGCGGGAGCGAATTCGTATCTGGTGAAGCCGGTGCAATCGGCGGCGTTGGATCAGTTGATCGCCACGCTCGGACTGTACTGGCTGCGACTGAACACGTCACCCGACGACTGA
- a CDS encoding sensor histidine kinase, which yields MTPDPVLARRLLEETFEHAPMGLAVFDTHLRYVHINAALAALNGLPREAHLNRTIEEVLPHLPRTSTLSLRRVLETGVASINEVMSGFVPASSERRTWSTTQYPLRDETDRIVGVARVVVDVTEQKRAEEMQREQAELLALANETVIVRTPDSVITAWNGEAEKMYGYTAAQALGRNSHALLRTVFPISPDAVMAALLNEGFWQGELRHERDDGEVVHVLSRQALQRDAEGTPRAILEVNWDITSRVRAEQALQQANVTLERRVEERTAELSVLNEQLEAFSYTVAHDLRTPLRSMQGFAEAVREDYGAALDEDGRDMLRRIAQSAARMDALIHDLLEYSRLSRVELPLEPTALTALFDVVLEHLHELLASKHARVQVANDLPVVLAQPKTLLLVVTNLLTNAVKFVPPSRTPAVDVWSELHGEYARILVRDNGVGVEARHQERIWRVFERLHTTEEYPGTGVGLAIVKKGVERMYGRVGVTATPGEGSCFWFELPVVRTSP from the coding sequence GTGACGCCCGACCCGGTCCTCGCGCGCCGCCTGCTCGAAGAAACGTTCGAGCACGCCCCGATGGGCTTGGCCGTGTTCGACACGCACTTGCGGTACGTGCACATCAACGCGGCCCTCGCCGCCCTCAACGGCCTTCCTCGGGAAGCGCACTTGAACCGCACCATCGAGGAGGTGCTGCCGCACTTGCCGCGCACCTCGACGCTCAGCCTTCGGCGCGTCTTGGAAACGGGCGTCGCGTCCATCAACGAGGTCATGAGCGGTTTCGTACCCGCCAGTTCCGAGCGACGCACGTGGAGTACCACGCAGTACCCGCTGCGTGACGAAACCGATCGAATCGTCGGCGTCGCCCGCGTCGTCGTGGACGTGACCGAGCAGAAGCGAGCGGAGGAGATGCAACGAGAGCAAGCCGAACTGCTCGCGCTCGCCAACGAAACCGTGATCGTCCGCACGCCCGACAGCGTCATCACCGCCTGGAATGGCGAGGCGGAAAAGATGTACGGCTACACCGCCGCGCAAGCCCTCGGACGAAATAGCCACGCGCTGCTTCGAACGGTGTTTCCGATATCACCCGACGCCGTCATGGCCGCCTTGCTGAACGAGGGGTTCTGGCAAGGAGAGTTGCGGCACGAACGCGACGACGGGGAGGTCGTTCACGTCCTGAGCCGCCAAGCCTTGCAGCGAGACGCCGAGGGCACGCCACGCGCGATTTTGGAGGTGAACTGGGACATCACGTCTCGTGTGCGCGCCGAGCAGGCTTTGCAGCAAGCGAACGTCACGCTCGAACGACGCGTCGAGGAGCGCACGGCGGAGCTCAGCGTGTTGAACGAGCAACTCGAGGCGTTTTCGTACACGGTCGCGCACGACTTGCGCACGCCCCTTCGCTCCATGCAAGGCTTCGCGGAAGCCGTGCGAGAAGACTACGGGGCGGCGCTCGACGAGGACGGGCGCGACATGCTGCGCCGCATCGCGCAAAGCGCCGCGCGCATGGACGCGTTGATCCACGACTTGCTGGAGTACAGCCGCTTGAGCCGCGTGGAACTGCCGCTCGAACCCACCGCGCTCACCGCGCTGTTCGACGTCGTCCTCGAACACCTGCACGAACTGCTCGCTTCGAAGCACGCGCGGGTGCAAGTCGCCAACGACCTTCCCGTGGTGCTCGCACAACCGAAGACGTTGCTGCTCGTCGTGACGAATTTGCTGACGAACGCCGTGAAGTTCGTGCCGCCGAGCCGGACGCCCGCCGTGGACGTGTGGAGCGAACTGCACGGCGAGTACGCACGGATTCTCGTGCGCGACAACGGAGTCGGAGTGGAAGCGCGACATCAAGAACGCATTTGGCGGGTGTTCGAACGGCTCCACACGACCGAGGAGTATCCGGGGACGGGCGTGGGCCTCGCGATCGTGAAGAAGGGCGTCGAGCGTATGTACGGTCGTGTGGGCGTGACGGCGACTCCGGGTGAAGGCAGCTGCTTTTGGTTCGAGTTGCCCGTCGTGCGGACATCACCGTGA
- a CDS encoding response regulator produces MTLDPREFPRHILLVEDNDDDVMLAQRALAERGATQVTAVTRAAQALDYLYRRGEYADRAEDDPALVVLDLSLPDGSGLDVLRQLQNDPRMRHIPVVVLTVSEKDADRSESYAAGASVFLQKPVQYQDFVATMRAIGRFWRDLQFGEEEGS; encoded by the coding sequence ATGACGCTTGACCCCCGCGAGTTTCCACGGCACATCCTGCTCGTCGAAGACAACGACGACGACGTGATGCTCGCTCAGCGAGCGCTCGCCGAGCGTGGCGCGACGCAAGTCACGGCCGTGACGCGCGCCGCGCAAGCGCTCGACTACCTGTACCGCCGCGGCGAGTACGCCGACCGAGCCGAAGACGACCCCGCGCTGGTGGTCTTGGACTTGAGTTTGCCCGACGGAAGCGGTCTCGACGTGCTGCGTCAACTGCAGAACGATCCGCGTATGCGCCACATTCCCGTCGTGGTGCTCACCGTGTCCGAAAAGGACGCGGATCGCTCGGAGAGCTACGCGGCGGGCGCGAGCGTCTTCTTGCAAAAGCCTGTGCAGTACCAAGACTTCGTGGCGACCATGCGCGCCATCGGCCGCTTCTGGCGAGACTTGCAGTTCGGCGAGGAGGAAGGTTCGTGA
- a CDS encoding GAF domain-containing protein — translation MTTPDHASSPVDLPAVLDSLPDAFFTVDETWRITYVNEHGAVFVEQAVEALLGKNLWTLFPDLLGTPLEAAGRRAMHERLTIDVEGLFPRRDAWLAMRIFPYGDGLGVHFRDITQRKHDETLRARLQDLAREVLQTTGTADVTRLVLQRALDFTGADSGVVMRLVEGGEHFEVLAALDASGRASSPSPHVRADDDSPAALALRAGAPMFLSFTALQPPREAFERAQPLAVAALPLQGKTRKVGALVLEYDHERTFGEAERVVLADLAAHTAQALERTRALEHEQALRARADLLAYAGELLSSSLDPQAVLHDIAHLVVPRLADCCGVFLPSDTGELRPLVVTHKDAAWLPSLEAYWQTYPVPPDAPAGVGLAFRTNEAILLPVVNVAALRSILPAEQVDFIERIELRSVIDVPLVARGRALGVLELLTFGEERTYTEEDLRVAQDLARRAALALDNAQLHQHTQRELAQRQQAERTLAELNATLEDRVEERTYRLIKTSEELSARNRVFEAFTSLARELVVEANAEHLIRSVQRGLLDLLPEATIVTYTHAAGRWHVRAVDETHASRFIDSIPDPAEERRVAALLRRTLKLGTPLYLEAAEVTNLRARIPLPTDITALALVPVPAVSNETTILVVGLARHPRWTTRDRVVLETAARQLHLALERVNAMALVQQQRAALERRADELQLLNSDLEAFTHSISHDLRAPVRHILSFSRLLEARVTTLEGRDRKFLDTIRLSAERMSEMIEGLLAFARAARQPLTFTELDLNELVDQVRRDLEPEQEERSVLWRVAPLPRVFGDAATLRIAFANLLGNALKYTRNVSEALITVRANVMPSEVVVTIEDNGVGFDSQYAAKLFGVFERLHTDTEFEGVGLGLWTVQRIVTRHGGRVWATGELHRGATFHVALPRQEGGLHDA, via the coding sequence ATGACGACACCCGACCATGCCTCCTCTCCCGTCGACCTTCCGGCAGTTCTCGACAGCCTGCCCGACGCGTTCTTCACTGTCGACGAGACATGGCGCATCACGTACGTCAACGAACATGGCGCGGTTTTCGTCGAGCAAGCTGTCGAGGCGCTCTTGGGCAAGAATCTCTGGACGCTCTTTCCCGACTTGCTCGGGACGCCTTTGGAAGCCGCCGGACGCCGAGCGATGCACGAACGCCTCACCATCGACGTGGAGGGCCTGTTTCCTCGGCGTGACGCTTGGTTGGCGATGCGTATCTTTCCGTACGGCGACGGGCTGGGCGTGCATTTCCGTGACATCACGCAACGCAAGCACGACGAGACGCTTCGCGCCCGCCTGCAAGACCTCGCCCGTGAAGTCTTGCAGACGACGGGCACGGCGGACGTCACGCGCCTCGTTTTGCAGCGAGCGCTGGACTTCACGGGCGCCGATTCGGGCGTCGTGATGCGGCTCGTCGAGGGCGGCGAGCACTTCGAAGTGCTCGCCGCCCTCGACGCGTCGGGACGCGCCTCGTCTCCTTCGCCGCACGTTCGCGCGGACGACGACTCGCCCGCAGCGCTCGCCCTTCGCGCCGGAGCCCCGATGTTTTTGAGCTTCACCGCGCTCCAACCGCCTCGCGAAGCGTTCGAACGCGCGCAACCGCTCGCCGTCGCCGCCTTGCCCTTGCAAGGGAAAACGCGCAAGGTCGGCGCGCTCGTCCTCGAGTACGATCACGAGCGGACGTTCGGTGAAGCCGAGCGCGTCGTCCTGGCGGACTTGGCCGCGCACACCGCGCAGGCGTTGGAGCGAACTCGGGCGCTGGAGCACGAGCAGGCGTTGCGGGCAAGAGCCGATCTCCTCGCGTACGCGGGCGAGTTGCTGTCCTCCTCGCTCGATCCGCAAGCGGTACTTCACGACATCGCGCACCTCGTCGTGCCTCGCCTCGCCGATTGTTGCGGCGTCTTTCTCCCGAGCGACACCGGGGAACTGAGACCGCTCGTCGTGACGCACAAGGACGCCGCGTGGCTTCCGAGCCTCGAGGCGTACTGGCAAACCTATCCCGTGCCGCCCGACGCGCCCGCCGGTGTCGGCTTGGCGTTCCGTACGAACGAGGCCATCCTCCTGCCCGTCGTCAACGTGGCGGCGCTGCGTTCGATCCTGCCCGCCGAGCAAGTGGACTTCATCGAGCGCATCGAGTTACGCTCGGTGATCGACGTGCCGCTCGTCGCTCGCGGACGGGCGCTTGGCGTCCTCGAACTGCTCACCTTCGGCGAGGAACGCACGTACACCGAGGAGGATTTGCGCGTCGCACAAGACCTCGCGCGCCGCGCCGCCTTGGCGTTGGACAACGCGCAGTTGCATCAGCACACCCAGCGTGAACTCGCCCAACGCCAACAAGCGGAGCGGACGTTGGCCGAGCTCAACGCGACGCTCGAAGACCGCGTCGAGGAACGTACGTACCGCTTGATCAAAACCAGCGAGGAACTCTCGGCCCGCAATCGGGTGTTCGAAGCGTTCACCTCGCTCGCTCGCGAACTCGTCGTCGAAGCGAACGCCGAGCACTTGATTCGCTCGGTGCAGCGAGGTCTGCTCGACCTGCTTCCGGAAGCGACGATCGTCACCTACACGCACGCGGCGGGTCGGTGGCACGTGCGCGCCGTGGACGAGACGCACGCCTCGCGTTTCATCGACAGCATCCCGGACCCGGCCGAGGAGCGAAGGGTGGCGGCGCTACTCCGACGAACACTGAAGCTCGGCACCCCGCTGTACTTGGAGGCCGCCGAGGTGACGAACTTGCGCGCCAGGATTCCTCTTCCGACTGACATCACCGCGTTGGCGCTCGTGCCCGTTCCCGCCGTGTCGAACGAAACGACGATCCTCGTCGTCGGACTCGCCCGCCATCCCCGCTGGACGACGCGTGACCGCGTCGTCCTCGAGACGGCCGCGCGACAACTGCACCTCGCGCTCGAACGCGTCAACGCGATGGCGCTCGTGCAGCAGCAACGCGCGGCGCTCGAGCGGCGCGCGGACGAACTTCAGCTGCTCAATTCTGACCTCGAGGCGTTCACCCACTCGATCTCTCACGACTTGCGCGCGCCCGTGCGTCACATCCTGAGCTTCTCGCGTCTGCTCGAAGCGCGCGTCACGACTTTGGAAGGACGCGACCGCAAGTTTCTCGACACCATTCGCCTCTCCGCCGAGCGTATGAGCGAGATGATCGAAGGTCTGCTCGCCTTCGCCCGCGCGGCAAGGCAACCGCTGACCTTCACCGAGCTCGACTTGAACGAACTCGTCGATCAAGTGCGCCGCGACCTCGAGCCCGAGCAGGAAGAACGAAGCGTTCTGTGGCGCGTGGCGCCCTTGCCGCGCGTTTTCGGCGACGCGGCGACGCTGCGCATCGCGTTCGCCAACTTGCTCGGCAACGCCCTGAAATACACCCGCAACGTCTCGGAGGCTCTTATCACCGTGCGCGCGAACGTCATGCCGAGCGAAGTCGTCGTGACCATCGAGGACAACGGCGTCGGCTTCGATTCACAGTACGCCGCCAAGCTGTTCGGCGTGTTCGAGCGGTTGCACACCGACACCGAATTTGAAGGCGTCGGGCTGGGCTTGTGGACGGTGCAGCGCATCGTCACTCGGCACGGCGGACGCGTTTGGGCGACGGGCGAGTTGCATCGAGGCGCGACCTTTCACGTGGCGCTTCCCCGCCAAGAAGGCGGGCTCCATGACGCTTGA